The window CGGCGTGTACTTGGGCTGGTTGTGCATGTCCTGGCGGCAGCCGGCCAGCAGCGACACCAGCGCCAGCGCGAGCCCCGCCGTCTTCACCGACAACTTCGCGCGTTGGGACAGGAGGTTAATGCGGCACCTCCGCGATCTCACGCGGCCGCAGGCTTTCCAGGAACGTCTGGGTCTCGGCGCGGTCGTACATGGGGTCGGTAGCCTCGATGCACAGGAAGAACTTGTCCTTGCTGGCCAGCGCGAAGCTCTTGACGTTGAACACCGGGTGGTAGGGCATGG of the Terriglobales bacterium genome contains:
- a CDS encoding quinol:electron acceptor oxidoreductase subunit ActD translates to MPYHPVFNVKSFALASKDKFFLCIEATDPMYDRAETQTFLESLRPREIAEVPH